The Vigna unguiculata cultivar IT97K-499-35 chromosome 6, ASM411807v1, whole genome shotgun sequence genome contains a region encoding:
- the LOC114189059 gene encoding ribonuclease 1-like: MRFGFHLNIMSILFVFSLLLLLEVPKLCTAEEKEDKWDHFMFVQQWPKGYCDSPHPGTRKCRIVPEKFVIHGLWPQKENGTHPKCRTKTPIYRRDLKPLTKQLDEDWPNLTGINFLFWKVEWIKHGGCSEATIPKLEYFNLTLHLYEQNNLLNILEKEQIVPDDKKLYNVSSVVAAVHNHTSHDPALFCYHDPKLNATALYQISICLTPNGTSFVNCPNSDGTCGDQTLLLPK, from the exons ATGAGATTTGGTTTTCATTTGAATATCATGTCtatactttttgttttctcgCTTCTTCTTCTCTTAGAAGTACCCAAGTTGTGCACagctgaagaaaaagaagataagtGGGATCATTTCATGTTTGTTCAACAATGGCCGAAAGGCTATTGCGATTCCCCACATCCTGGAACACGAAAATGTCGTATAGTACCAGAAAAATTTGTTATTCATGGACTGTGGCCTCAAAAAGAAAATGGTACACATCCTAAATGCAGAACTAAGACTCCCATTTATAGGAGG GATTTAAAACCCTTGACAAAACAACTTGATGAGGATTGGCCAAATTTAACTGgcataaattttttgttttggaaaGTGGAGTGGATAAAGCATGGAGGATGTTCAGAGGCAACGATCCCAAAACTGGAATATTTCAACCTGACTTTGCATCTTTATGAGCAAAATAATCTATTGAATATTCTTGAAAAGGAGCAGATAGTCCCAGATGACAAAAAACTTTATAATGTTAGTTCCGTTGTTGCTGCAGTTCACAACCACACTAGCCATGATCCTGCGCTTTTTTGTTATCATGATCCAAAACTAAATGCTACTGCTCTCTATCAAATTAGTATTTGTTTGACGCCCAATGGAACCTCATTCGTAAACTGTCCGAACTCTGATGGTACTTGTGGTGACCAGACTTTATTATTACCAAAATGA